In the Alligator mississippiensis isolate rAllMis1 chromosome 7, rAllMis1, whole genome shotgun sequence genome, one interval contains:
- the LOC132251485 gene encoding olfactory receptor 6B9-like — MGNGNTTVATYFIILGFPSLQKLQLLFFFVVLTIYLLTLAGHILIIVLVHVDSHLHTPMYFYLSNFSFLEIWYTSNIIPKMLKVFLGNDKSITYTGCITQLYFFISLATAECFILAIMACDRYLAICHPLQYSTLMNNRVCLQLSLCSWVGAFLINIPPLISLCMMPFCEPNEINHFFCDVSPLLKLSCVDPYETETVDFVVATSVLVSSIVPVVVSYALIIVTILKMPSATGRQKAFSTCGSHLVVVSVFFGTLIFMYARPASLDSVDFNKVLSIFYTVVTPMLNPVIYCLRNKEVKEALRRAVKGRHALLGSFFSRVLPLR; from the coding sequence ATGGGAAACGGGAACACGACAGTGGCTACTTATTTCATCatcctgggctttcccagccttcaAAAACTGcaacttttgtttttctttgttgtcCTGACCATCTATCTCCTGACCCTGGCGGGACATATTCTGATCATCGTATTAGTACATGTAGATTCACAtctccacacccccatgtacttctacCTCAGCAATTTCTCCTTCCTGGAAATCTGGTACACCTCCAATATCATCCCCAAGATGCTGAAAGTCTTCCTGGGAAATGACAAGTCTATCACATATACCGGATGCATCACCCAGCTGTACTTCTTCATCTCCTTAGCAACTGCTGAGTGCTTTATCTTGGCTATCATGGCATGTGATCGCTATTTAGCCATCTGCCACCCTCTGCAGTACTCAACACTCATGAATAACAGGGTTTGCCTTCAATTGTCTCTGTGCTCTTGGGTAGGTGCCTTTCTGATCAATATTCCACCTCTGATCTCATTGTGCATGATGCCTTTCTGTGAGCCCAATGAGATTAACCACTTCTTTTGTGATGTGTCACCTTTATTGAAACTCTCCTGTGTGGACCCATATGAGACTGAAACAGTTGACTTTGTTGTGGCCACTAGTGTCCTTGTGAGCTCCATTGTCCCCGTCGTGGTTTCCTATGCCCTTATCATTGTCACCATTCTGAAGATGCCCTCGGCCACAGGGCGCCAGAAAGCCTTCTCTACTTGTGGCTCCCACCTGGTTGTGGTGTCCGTCTTCTTTGGTACCCTGATATTCATGTATGCACGCCCAGCCTCCCTTGACTCTGTTGACTTTAACAAGGTGTTGTCTATCTTCTACACTGTGGTGACCCCAATGCTAAACCCCGTCATATACTGCCTAAGGAACAAGGAGGTCAAAGAGGCCCTCAGAAGAGCAGTGAAAGGCAGGCATGCACTACTGGGATCATTTTTTAGCAGGGTCTTGCCATTAAGGTGA